A genomic window from Barnesiella propionica includes:
- a CDS encoding nucleotidyl transferase AbiEii/AbiGii toxin family protein, producing MIQIEQIRSYFPAQIRGNSGSDKHILKEYLQLMILDYLSSTPSIQKMAFIGGTNLRLVKGIDRFSEDLDFDCKDLSKEEFIEITNGVIQFLERSGLRVEAKDKENPKLTAFRRNIHFPELLFDLGLSGHKEERFLIKVESQDQGIVYPPVITNIKGCGFFFPFPVPSDGVLCSMKIAAMLARAKGRDFYDLMFLLSQAKPDYDFLSKRCGVHNLQEFKQATAELLKTIDLKKKQKDFEHLLFNKANSEKILRFGEFVDSLTE from the coding sequence ATGATACAGATTGAACAAATAAGAAGTTATTTTCCGGCTCAAATCCGTGGAAATTCGGGTTCCGATAAACACATACTGAAAGAGTATTTACAGTTGATGATTCTGGATTACCTTTCTTCTACGCCAAGCATCCAAAAGATGGCTTTTATCGGTGGGACAAATCTGCGTTTGGTAAAAGGGATAGACCGATTCTCAGAAGATTTGGATTTTGACTGCAAAGACCTCTCGAAAGAAGAATTTATTGAAATAACAAACGGAGTAATTCAGTTTTTGGAACGTTCTGGGTTACGAGTGGAAGCAAAGGACAAAGAAAATCCGAAACTAACAGCTTTCCGGCGCAATATCCATTTTCCTGAACTATTATTCGATTTGGGGTTGAGTGGACACAAGGAAGAACGTTTTTTGATAAAGGTCGAAAGCCAAGACCAAGGAATCGTTTATCCTCCAGTTATCACAAATATTAAAGGTTGCGGATTCTTTTTCCCGTTTCCCGTTCCTTCCGATGGTGTATTATGCAGCATGAAAATTGCCGCTATGTTAGCCCGTGCCAAAGGCCGTGATTTTTACGACCTGATGTTTCTACTATCACAAGCAAAACCCGATTACGATTTTCTTTCAAAGCGTTGCGGAGTGCATAATTTGCAAGAGTTCAAGCAAGCGACAGCCGAATTGCTGAAAACAATTGATTTGAAGAAGAAGCAAAAGGATTTTGAACACTTGCTTTTCAATAAAGCAAATAGTGAGAAGATTTTAAGGTTTGGTGAGTTTGTAGATTCGCTTACAGAATAA
- a CDS encoding DUF5712 family protein, translating to MNIDFPPPSNGVYNNAGSSRQLANYCEHEDLQRMEQGIYTEGFFNLTDDNVYKSQVVKDIEGNIGQLLKTDAKFYAVHVSPSEKELQAMGSTKQEQAEAMKRYIREVLIPEYAKNFNKGLSAEDIKFYGKIHFNRDRSDNKLNMHCHLIVSRKDQSNKIKISPLTNNRNTKKGVITGGFDRTTLFENVEKGFDKLFGYNRQLSETFEFCNTMKNGSMTDKLRMQERELKAPEQNFAGEKKKIVDIQTDENIKTQTNKNIKNDFRYFNTTANQYVSKSIN from the coding sequence ATGAATATAGATTTTCCGCCACCATCAAACGGAGTTTACAACAATGCAGGTAGCAGCCGACAGTTGGCAAATTATTGCGAGCATGAAGATTTGCAACGGATGGAGCAGGGAATTTATACCGAAGGCTTTTTCAACCTTACGGATGATAATGTCTATAAATCCCAAGTTGTAAAAGACATTGAGGGGAACATCGGGCAACTGCTAAAAACGGATGCCAAGTTTTACGCTGTCCATGTCAGCCCATCGGAAAAGGAACTGCAAGCGATGGGCAGCACGAAACAGGAACAAGCCGAAGCCATGAAACGGTATATCCGAGAAGTGCTCATTCCCGAATACGCCAAGAATTTCAATAAAGGACTATCGGCAGAGGACATAAAATTCTATGGCAAAATCCATTTCAATCGCGACCGTTCCGACAATAAACTGAACATGCACTGCCATTTGATTGTAAGCCGTAAAGACCAATCGAACAAAATCAAGATAAGTCCGCTTACCAACAACCGCAACACCAAGAAAGGCGTTATCACAGGCGGTTTTGACCGTACAACCTTATTTGAGAATGTAGAAAAAGGTTTTGATAAACTGTTCGGCTATAATCGGCAACTATCCGAAACGTTCGAGTTTTGCAACACCATGAAAAATGGCAGTATGACAGATAAACTACGGATGCAGGAACGGGAACTGAAAGCCCCCGAACAAAATTTTGCTGGTGAAAAGAAAAAGATTGTTGATATACAAACAGATGAAAATATAAAAACACAAACAAATAAAAATATAAAAAACGATTTCAGATACTTCAATACAACAGCAAATCAGTACGTCAGTAAATCAATCAACTAA
- a CDS encoding type IV toxin-antitoxin system AbiEi family antitoxin domain-containing protein yields the protein MKFLEFKEQLFDLACFNIYQVYAWQPDFDRNNLTRWAKKGYLIRLRQGYFAFSEYKSKPDYSLYFANRIYRPSYISLHTALAFYGIIPEAVIQITSVTSLKTASFANDFGEYSYKNVKENLMFGYELKLMADNRTIQFATPEKALLDLLYLYPFYDSKQELEELRLDENYLQDDLNKDLLMDYCAKFQSKALDHRVKLLFKTYDL from the coding sequence ATGAAATTTCTGGAATTTAAGGAACAGCTATTTGATTTGGCATGCTTCAATATCTATCAGGTATATGCATGGCAACCGGATTTTGACCGCAACAACCTTACACGTTGGGCGAAGAAAGGATATCTTATCCGGTTACGTCAGGGGTATTTCGCTTTCTCGGAATATAAGAGCAAGCCGGATTATTCCCTTTATTTTGCCAATCGGATTTACCGTCCGTCCTATATCAGCCTGCACACGGCATTGGCGTTTTATGGGATAATACCGGAAGCAGTGATACAGATTACCAGTGTGACGTCATTAAAAACGGCATCATTCGCCAATGACTTTGGCGAATACTCTTATAAGAACGTCAAAGAAAACCTGATGTTCGGATACGAGTTAAAGCTCATGGCAGACAATCGCACCATACAGTTTGCCACACCTGAAAAGGCATTACTTGATTTGCTGTATCTTTATCCGTTCTATGATAGCAAGCAGGAATTGGAAGAACTGCGGTTGGATGAAAATTACCTGCAAGATGATTTAAACAAGGATTTACTAATGGACTACTGTGCCAAGTTTCAAAGCAAGGCGCTTGACCATCGGGTAAAGTTACTTTTTAAGACTTACGATTTATGA
- a CDS encoding DNA/RNA helicase domain-containing protein, with the protein MKDFEKWKLPNDYHCVYVLENGRDAYIGETLVAEVRAQQHRNKYWNLNFKRMHIITSDLMEETPAKHYERLLIRLMKVDGLFNIVNGNDGYKTHYQRQNEFELHFDKLWSQLVEKKLVKRKSFQFVLNLNTYKYSPYITFTKEQIDALTYIMNILNSDETEPYSEKYDRRPILINGSAGTGKTVVATSLFHYLRNDNSYKDKKIALVVANEQMRNILKDVFNETCEGLSKKDVISPIELTKQKYDIIICDEVHALRRGENLVFYKKHFEAGNERLGLDNTHNELDWILEQSEYQILFYDEKQMVKRSDIRSDYVKEKIHNNKLRGFRPIELKTQMRNKAGDSYVNYIYDILYQRSIQKQTFENFDFKLYNSFVEMRREISRKEDIYGLSKLCGGYAWKWISKNDASIPDIVIEDEKIRWNRDKEKWIGNMDSRYEMGSIYTLRGLDLNYIGLVIGPDLYFDKKDNEIKVNKKNLYSNDVKKNATEEEIKEYVLNTYAVLFTRAIEGTYIYVCDDNLREYFKHFVDYI; encoded by the coding sequence ATGAAAGATTTTGAAAAATGGAAATTACCAAATGACTATCATTGTGTTTATGTTTTGGAAAACGGTAGGGATGCTTATATTGGGGAGACTTTAGTTGCTGAAGTTAGGGCTCAACAACATAGAAATAAATATTGGAATTTGAACTTTAAAAGAATGCATATTATTACAAGCGATCTGATGGAAGAAACGCCGGCAAAACATTATGAAAGGTTGTTAATAAGATTAATGAAAGTCGATGGGTTATTTAATATTGTGAATGGTAATGATGGGTATAAAACTCATTATCAAAGGCAGAACGAATTTGAATTGCATTTTGATAAGCTTTGGAGTCAGTTGGTTGAAAAAAAACTGGTAAAAAGAAAATCTTTTCAATTTGTACTAAATTTAAATACCTATAAATATTCTCCATACATTACATTTACAAAGGAACAAATAGATGCACTAACCTATATTATGAATATTCTGAATTCGGATGAAACAGAACCATATTCAGAAAAATATGATAGAAGACCTATACTCATAAACGGTAGTGCCGGCACAGGAAAGACTGTTGTAGCAACTTCTCTTTTTCATTATTTGAGAAATGATAACAGCTATAAGGATAAAAAAATAGCCTTGGTCGTTGCTAATGAGCAAATGCGTAATATATTGAAAGATGTATTCAATGAAACGTGTGAGGGACTTAGTAAAAAAGATGTAATTAGCCCAATAGAATTGACAAAACAGAAATATGATATTATTATTTGCGATGAAGTTCATGCATTAAGACGAGGTGAAAATTTAGTGTTCTATAAAAAACATTTTGAAGCTGGGAATGAGCGATTAGGACTTGATAATACTCACAATGAATTAGATTGGATATTAGAGCAGTCAGAGTATCAAATATTGTTTTATGATGAAAAACAAATGGTTAAACGATCCGATATTCGTAGTGATTATGTTAAAGAAAAGATTCATAATAATAAGCTAAGAGGATTCAGACCTATAGAATTGAAAACGCAAATGAGAAATAAAGCGGGAGATTCTTATGTTAATTATATATATGATATTCTCTATCAAAGGTCAATACAAAAGCAAACTTTTGAAAATTTTGATTTTAAACTTTACAATTCTTTTGTTGAGATGAGAAGAGAAATATCTCGAAAAGAAGATATTTATGGACTTAGTAAACTTTGTGGTGGGTATGCGTGGAAATGGATTAGTAAGAATGATGCTTCAATTCCCGATATTGTTATAGAAGATGAAAAGATTAGATGGAATCGCGATAAAGAAAAATGGATCGGAAATATGGATTCCAGATATGAGATGGGAAGTATTTATACTCTTAGAGGACTTGATCTAAATTATATTGGTTTGGTAATAGGTCCGGATCTTTACTTCGATAAAAAAGATAATGAAATAAAAGTCAATAAAAAAAATTTATATTCTAATGACGTAAAAAAGAATGCAACAGAAGAAGAAATAAAAGAATATGTATTGAATACATATGCTGTACTTTTTACAAGAGCTATTGAAGGCACTTATATTTATGTATGCGATGATAATTTAAGAGAGTATTTTAAGCATTTTGTAGATTATATATAA
- a CDS encoding CatB-related O-acetyltransferase codes for MKTKVYPRFSDKQTVYLNAVVKDPQIEVGDYTIYNDFVSDPLLFEKNNVLYHYPIHSERLIIGKFCSIACGAKFLFNCANHTLKSLSTYTFPLFYEEWGLDKTNVSWAWDNKGDIIIGNDVWIGYGAVIMAGVHIGDGAIIAACAVVTKDVPPYTIVGGIPAKEIRKRFDADVIERLLMLKWWEWPVSKIKKNIPYIINGKLNDLIMEHDR; via the coding sequence GAAAACTAAAGTATATCCGCGTTTCAGTGATAAGCAAACGGTTTATCTTAATGCTGTCGTGAAAGATCCGCAAATAGAAGTTGGTGATTATACTATTTATAATGATTTTGTGTCCGATCCATTATTGTTTGAAAAAAATAACGTGCTTTATCATTATCCAATTCACTCGGAGAGATTGATTATTGGCAAGTTTTGCTCAATCGCTTGTGGTGCGAAATTTTTGTTTAATTGCGCTAACCACACATTAAAGTCTTTATCTACTTATACTTTTCCTCTGTTTTATGAAGAGTGGGGATTAGATAAGACAAATGTTAGTTGGGCTTGGGATAATAAGGGAGATATTATAATTGGCAATGATGTCTGGATCGGTTATGGGGCTGTGATTATGGCAGGAGTTCATATCGGAGATGGTGCGATAATCGCTGCGTGTGCCGTAGTAACAAAAGATGTTCCTCCTTATACAATCGTAGGGGGGATACCTGCCAAGGAAATACGAAAACGTTTTGATGCCGATGTAATAGAACGATTGTTAATGTTGAAATGGTGGGAGTGGCCGGTTAGTAAGATTAAGAAAAATATTCCTTATATAATAAACGGAAAATTGAATGATTTAATAATGGAGCATGATCGATAA
- a CDS encoding VPA1262 family protein: MNKTTRNNEITEEMMKDSRLFPLFCDTTKLLFQLFVLEIKNNDTNEKIYKIVYGLCIRTTREDVSDEYFCSDFNKVYTSINNTYSISKISIYNYPSIIIDLVNELLLGKSLKNASDKLNANKLKFDVFYAKNFSIRPVIFNETNTFISRNPYEKNALISPFKDIPSFTLIIYNLDKMNVLFIDEKIKNSALLSVLKYLQEETNLPFLTTGCVRFGNIEFINTQCADEFEVGYVNSGTIKETITIDCKEESICKKISISIKPNIYTCSKKLLINCFLKNGEQVILDECKEIFHEKEQNLSIIFESQEQIGSISISIWKEENNVFQIWYKYSVTLCRQIQFNMGMVGLHGIVQSPWLDAIENSNKKTKEKISEAKKISKTSYKSSTIGQYTQDPWVEIDRNFSKYVNRINPKKSDAEFFPQGWDAKTEEHGSISFLEWFKEQTKNAKQVVIQDPFYDILGLEFLVRTTNADTDYIILTCTQVTSTDDDKKETTDSSKFNLYSQIFSIFRKRKKPKKDIEPNRATRIKSFIFSNPSLCDSLKLSIYDMRSTGGGDINLLHDRYILIFNGNILQKGFHLSNSIQGATKKQPLLITPIPEDVLQKVNNHINDLISKTEIENSVIKIIPLYNYKDTKTKLEINDEEKIANAKLYEQLKLEITKDENVSKNVIENFISKALSKKTFPEFWATFGYLLATTTHDDKIISILETVDNPMFAVELRKYMESTISAKFPLGFSQRRRYREYDFHFLFIEEFKDIVEKVVRLGDYISETYGYGNYGVYYGCSLLLNINFNEYITLIEFIKNQYARNKNKDLKNAPLSKLSTILFANLLESLFWRDDSGFLTEKILHCNIPFMKAVATSALISNILKETPSITFDKFKRLLFSNLSIDESLCAFVICLLNHKFRNRHIDTPLESSVLSSISSVLVENYSKDRLENMFRQILYSYYPSIEKKFVEEVLLKLEAENLIDAKAIFQLWSDEFLALIGNFDSVRNYSGIIDMTGWSFQIIDKENKDKFVEKLRRLLKKEINEIRKPFRKETKEWSTSFERILLIKTVLMIAVLYTRETTDCSDEIQIINEIGKLERDYQYNKDYSTIYSFSQQIETEYEKVI, from the coding sequence ATGAATAAAACAACAAGAAATAATGAAATAACAGAGGAAATGATGAAAGATTCAAGATTATTTCCCCTGTTCTGTGATACAACAAAATTATTATTTCAATTATTTGTATTAGAAATTAAGAATAATGACACCAATGAAAAAATATATAAGATTGTATATGGTTTGTGTATAAGAACGACTCGAGAAGATGTAAGTGATGAATACTTTTGTAGTGATTTCAACAAGGTTTATACTTCCATTAATAATACGTATTCTATTTCCAAAATCAGCATCTACAATTATCCTTCAATAATTATTGACTTAGTTAATGAGTTATTATTAGGAAAAAGCCTAAAAAATGCAAGTGACAAATTAAATGCTAATAAATTAAAATTTGATGTATTTTATGCGAAAAACTTCAGTATACGTCCTGTCATTTTCAACGAAACAAATACTTTCATTTCTCGCAATCCGTATGAAAAAAACGCATTGATTAGTCCATTTAAAGATATTCCTTCTTTTACTTTAATTATCTACAATTTAGATAAAATGAATGTTCTTTTTATAGATGAGAAGATAAAGAACTCTGCTTTATTATCAGTGCTAAAATATTTACAAGAAGAAACCAACTTGCCTTTTCTGACAACGGGTTGTGTCCGATTTGGTAATATTGAATTTATCAATACTCAATGCGCCGATGAATTTGAAGTCGGGTATGTAAATTCTGGAACTATTAAAGAAACTATCACAATTGATTGCAAAGAAGAATCCATTTGTAAGAAGATTTCTATTTCAATAAAACCCAATATTTATACTTGCTCTAAAAAACTGTTAATTAATTGTTTCTTGAAAAATGGGGAACAAGTGATATTAGATGAATGCAAGGAAATATTTCACGAAAAGGAACAAAATCTCTCAATCATTTTTGAGAGCCAAGAACAAATAGGGAGTATTTCTATAAGTATTTGGAAAGAAGAAAATAATGTATTTCAAATATGGTATAAATATTCTGTAACATTGTGCCGGCAAATTCAATTTAATATGGGAATGGTTGGTTTGCATGGAATTGTGCAATCTCCTTGGTTGGACGCCATTGAAAATAGTAATAAGAAGACGAAAGAAAAAATATCAGAGGCTAAAAAAATATCGAAAACATCATATAAATCCTCAACCATTGGTCAATATACTCAAGACCCTTGGGTGGAAATAGATAGAAATTTTTCCAAATATGTTAATCGAATAAATCCAAAAAAGTCTGATGCTGAATTCTTCCCACAAGGTTGGGATGCGAAAACGGAGGAACATGGCTCTATTTCTTTTTTAGAATGGTTTAAGGAACAAACAAAAAATGCTAAACAAGTAGTTATTCAAGACCCTTTTTACGATATTTTAGGATTAGAATTTCTTGTCCGAACAACGAATGCGGATACAGATTATATCATCCTTACTTGCACGCAAGTAACATCAACAGATGACGATAAAAAAGAAACAACTGATAGTTCTAAATTTAATTTATACTCTCAAATTTTTAGCATATTTCGAAAGAGAAAAAAACCTAAAAAGGATATAGAGCCTAATAGAGCAACTAGAATAAAGTCATTTATTTTTTCAAATCCTTCATTATGTGATTCACTGAAGTTAAGTATTTATGATATGAGGAGCACAGGAGGTGGAGATATAAATCTTTTGCATGACCGGTATATTCTAATTTTTAACGGAAATATATTGCAAAAGGGGTTCCATTTATCAAATTCAATACAAGGAGCAACGAAAAAGCAACCATTGCTTATCACGCCCATTCCAGAGGATGTACTTCAAAAAGTTAATAACCATATCAATGATTTAATCAGTAAAACAGAAATCGAAAATAGTGTTATTAAAATAATCCCATTGTATAATTATAAAGACACAAAAACGAAATTAGAAATCAATGATGAGGAAAAAATAGCTAATGCAAAATTGTATGAGCAATTGAAACTAGAAATTACAAAAGATGAAAATGTATCGAAAAATGTCATTGAAAATTTTATATCTAAGGCTTTATCGAAAAAAACATTTCCTGAATTTTGGGCAACTTTCGGATATCTATTAGCAACAACGACCCATGATGATAAAATCATATCTATATTAGAAACAGTAGATAATCCAATGTTTGCTGTTGAATTAAGAAAATATATGGAATCAACTATCTCTGCAAAATTTCCGCTTGGATTTTCTCAAAGAAGACGTTACCGAGAATATGATTTTCATTTTTTATTCATTGAAGAATTTAAAGATATTGTCGAAAAGGTTGTACGATTGGGTGACTATATATCGGAAACTTATGGTTATGGTAATTATGGCGTCTATTATGGTTGTAGTTTACTTTTAAATATTAATTTTAATGAATACATTACACTCATAGAATTCATTAAAAATCAATATGCCAGAAACAAAAATAAAGATTTGAAAAATGCTCCATTGTCCAAGTTGTCAACGATTTTATTTGCCAACTTATTAGAATCTCTATTTTGGCGAGATGACTCAGGTTTTTTAACAGAAAAAATACTTCACTGCAATATCCCTTTTATGAAAGCAGTGGCAACATCTGCACTTATTTCTAATATTCTGAAAGAAACTCCAAGTATAACATTTGATAAATTTAAAAGATTGCTATTTAGTAATTTATCTATTGATGAATCACTGTGCGCTTTTGTTATCTGCTTGCTTAACCATAAATTCAGGAATCGACATATTGATACCCCTCTTGAATCTAGTGTTTTATCTTCTATTTCATCTGTTTTAGTTGAAAATTATAGCAAAGACCGACTTGAAAATATGTTTAGGCAGATATTGTATTCTTACTATCCATCGATTGAGAAAAAATTTGTAGAAGAAGTTTTGTTGAAATTAGAGGCAGAAAATTTAATTGATGCTAAAGCTATATTTCAATTATGGAGTGATGAATTTTTAGCATTAATCGGCAATTTCGATTCTGTTCGGAATTATTCGGGAATTATCGATATGACAGGTTGGTCTTTTCAAATTATTGACAAAGAAAATAAAGATAAGTTTGTTGAGAAATTGAGAAGATTATTAAAAAAAGAAATAAATGAAATCAGAAAACCTTTTAGAAAAGAAACAAAAGAATGGAGTACATCATTTGAAAGGATTTTATTGATTAAAACGGTTCTAATGATAGCCGTTTTATATACACGAGAAACAACCGATTGCTCTGATGAAATTCAAATAATAAACGAAATAGGCAAATTGGAGAGAGATTATCAATACAATAAAGATTATAGCACGATATATTCTTTTTCTCAACAAATTGAAACTGAATACGAAAAAGTAATCTAA